Within Planococcus citri chromosome 2, ihPlaCitr1.1, whole genome shotgun sequence, the genomic segment TAGAATCTCAAATACGTGCAATCTTTCGGAgcaatgcaattttttccaaaacaggttaggtaggggctgaagcgaaaaaaccacgattttttcgaaaatttcctctttgAGGGATCATATATTCCCTTCAGGGTCTCCTCCagtgctaaatttttttgagtgactttTATCTCAAAAGGAAGCTAGGTCTTCACTGAATGTGGTCAAAATcctgatattttttctcatgaTCAACCctaacataggtacctaataaatcaaattaaattacctacattcaacttggatttttgaagaaaaaaaaaccgtacaACCCtgaaccctcccccccccaccacctctctaatttttatttaccgAAGTGAATTTagctatttttgacaaatgttttttaaaatttgactcCATGCTAAAAAGctagaagtttttaaaataaattggcAGAATGccagacttcgacaatttttgcaagagtacttatacatacatacaggaCTTTTTCGGAATTATTGggaaaaagtgatactttttagCAAAGAAGCGAGACTTCTGGGTAATAttggggaaaaaagtgaaacctaatagtccggcatatgacaataggagtaattgcaccccccccccccccgccgatcctccgggacacttttttttcttaaaggggacatcctaaggaacaatttaaagcaaacttgcccaaaaaaaagtttgctttacttacaaaatggcggccattttgattgacaggtcagccgaaatcgcagattttgcgtttcaacattaggacttgcacaaaatttttcaaaccttacaaggtagatcgaaagatcatgcaaaaatttatcacctgtcaaaatttcaagtgctaaagtgcgtttttcgatttttggtgaatttttgaaaatccaatttaggctaaaaatgagggaaaaaatcacaattttacaaaattaaccaagaaagctgaaatttgggatataccctattttcgacatgccaaatcgattggaaacggtttcaacccgttgtgagcagttctggagcctccaggagatttttgaaactcgaaattcccacaaaatttcatcaaactgagatggagagtcgaaattcattctgcaaactaatttcaatacgctgcgaagtactgtaggtaaatttcaagtcgttttggagactccagtgacttttttgaaaattattggagcctccagtagatttttgaaacttggaaatttccccaaaatttcatcaaactgagatggagagtcgaaattcattctgcaaactaatttcaatacgctgcgaagttgactgctggtggatttcaagtcgttttggagcctccagcggcttttgaGCAGCTAATAATTTCGTTTTAGcgttttctgtttttcattcTCTCTTTAAAAATCCATGTTTCGTACAATTCGCAATCGTATTAGAATCAAAACAGGAACGATGGCGGAAGGAGGGGGGAAGTTGAGTACTCTTCTTTCGcgttgaataaaatattcaattagcATAGCTTAAAGTTCTCACGCCAGTCATTTCGCTTTACTTAAGTACGCTTTAAAACTTTACTACATTTGGATTCTATCATTCGAATCGAAATCATCCCTCCctcataataataaaaaaaaaacttaaataaaattcaaagaacgaatacaaatttttgccaagaTGAGCGTTAAGAGCGTTTAAATAGCGAATCTTTCGTGCAGATAGGTATGTATATGTAGGTGCTCGTTCATTCATTCAGAGATATGTAAGTAGATAATGTGCAGGAATTCCGACACGCGAAATTTTCAACAggtatctataatttttttctcggctATGAACCGTAAAACGAACACCAACCGtcaattacctatatttttaacgcgagttttaaattaaaatatcgTGAATTAGACTCGGCTCATATCCTATCATTTTACAAGCTTACTAATATTTTCGAGCGACGATCGAATTAATTCCtagaagtaagaaaaaaaattcacttcgcagCTCAAGTTCAAGTTCGGCGCgcagaattgcaaaaaatattacttgGATAATTTAGCAACCGTTAATGAATATTCGTTCGGGTTGTAATTATCGTCTGGGTAATTTCAACGACATGAACTCCACGTTGTATTCTTAGTTTTCGGTTACGCTTCGAGTGAAAAGAGTAAACAGAACGAAATTTTTGTGAGTTATCCGTTTGTAAGCTTGGAGCACACGCTGtatgcaaaaacaaaaaacatacctacctataacgtAAATGTATTGGAAATTTGAACCATTTCCAACAGTTCGATAACGTTATCGGCAATCGAATCCACGATTTCGCAATCCCATTCGTTGCCTTAGGGCGAATTTGCACTTCGCAATGACCTAACCATTAAACTTGATCTTGAAAACGACTCGTTTAATCAGCGATTTAACAGTCGCAGATTGACCTGGTAATGGATCTCGTATTTAGACTACTGTTATTATTTTCTGTGACGAAATCCACGCATAAAAAGCTAGTCCTATACCTACCAAGTTCCTATTATACTCGTACGataatcgaaattaaaatttttctctcatcAATCGAACGTTCGAGTCGAACTGATTTCAAGGCAATGCATTTTAAAAGCCGGTACCACGTAgccagaaaaaaagaaaaagaaaagaaaagaaaaactacccgtatataataaaataatatatcgTTATTTCCTTGAATGTACGTACGTTCGTATTCTAGAAATAGCAGCACGATAcgaattgaaacaaaaacaaatctcAACATGTGCGCAAATAAATTAACAACAGTCGGACTGTCGGAGCAGAGAGTGCCGCAAACACATAATTAATGTCATTGCCATTACAAAATAGCACATCGTCGTTTACTCTTTATCAATTAATACAAATGACCGGACCCCGGCTCGGCTCGACTCTCGTACAAACTATAAAACCGAACAAATTCGCATCAATAATGTCGTCCAATTAAATATTTCCAAACCCTCTACagatttcctgttttttttttgttttttttttgttcaacgaACTACACATCAAAATAAAAAGCTATAGGTACGTATTCGATCGCAATTTTACCTGATTTTATTTTCGTTGTGAATTTCATAGCAGGCCCTACGTAATGTCCCCGGTAGTCCATAAACACAAATAAATCTTCGTAAAATGACAAATTTCCAGTACAATATTACCTATGTTCTGTTTATCTGTGTTCCATTACGTAATCCACAAGGTTTACTAGTTTTACTAAGTTTTGCcaagtttaaattttaatggaaaattttaccataatCCTTTCTTCGCGTAATAAACTTCGCTCAAATAAGCAACGAAAGTAAAATTTCCGGAAAGACTGATCGCGAGGTCACTCTTTGAATCAACTTTACTAAAGATGAGCCTCGGAAAATCACATACGAGCTCACTGAAGAGAATTTTCTTCTCGTATTTCCAGTTTTCTCGCGATCACATCAGAGCGATTTTCATAGCCTTGAGAAGCTAATAATAGGTATAAATTTAAGTACTATACCGAGAGCTTATAGACGAACGCGAAACAAATAAAGTAATTtatgaatttgtaattttttttaaattcattttttttggtcataatttgaaaataggaaCTTGTATTTTTATAGCTTTCAGATTATTCGAATGTATATTTACGAATACGTGGAAAATATTACAGCTGCTTGGTTAAACTAGGTAGAAGAGCTCTGGGGCAACTCGCAGAAAATGGAGTAATATTTGGATTTATTGCGCATTCGTTCTATCGTACTCACACcggaaaatttattcataagttcaaaaatcatgtttcaggatacctacctatgttcaCTATTTAGTTTCTAAGATAGATGccaattaatattattttaaaccgagaaaacatcgacaaaatgaaaaatttataatcactATAAACTAtaactttttattaaaagaatttcaaaggatgaaacgaatgaaaattataattacgtCTTCAAAGGAAAACCGATTAACTCGTCGAGAAATCGAGATCAATACCAGCTAACGGCTTGAAAACTTTTCTCATTTTCCTAattattaaaataggtaggtagacgTGAGATTGTGTAGGTGTCTACTTTAAACAAGTGCGTCAGcattaaatttcattcaattcggtaCAATGGTTGCTAAATTATTTAGTGAAACATccaagtatgaaaaatttccattcgaaGGTAATCTATTTTCAATATTCGCACAAAACTCAACAATTtaccaaccaaaaaaatcattaattctactcactttcaattttgaaccattAACTCCTCCTACGTAGAGATCGAACACCGAAGAAAACAAATTTCGAATTCACATATTTCGTCTCTCTACGATcaatcacttgaaaattcaattaaaactgGAAACTTTCAAGTTTAAGGCAACAAACTTGACCCGAATACAAACACCAAATTAAACCACCGTACTGTCACACCGCCAGTAAAAGAAAATTCATCAGACCAGACGACAAAAAGTCTAACGCAAGACTATAAATCCAAAGCGCTGTAATCTTATCTCTACATATACTAATTCCCATCGCAGTTAATCTCCCATAAAACAGATATTTATACGAAATGCGTAATCGTAACTTATTAGCTTAATATTCGATTTCGAAGTCCTATATAGAAAAAGGCTGACTGAgaaacgaattaaaaatcgaaaaaataaataaatcgagCGCAATAATGATCGAGTAATGAAtttaaagagagaaaaaaaatcgaattttacgAACTAGTAATTTATTCAGGAAATAACCTCAAAATTAAACAGCTTCGGGTGTTTTCGAAATAGATCAAGGCGATCACATCGGAATCAACAGAGTCAATAAAAACGTAGGTGTTCCGTCGGCCCGTCGTCCTAACAGGTAGTTGAGGCAATTCCATGCAAGAAATTTCCGTTGATGAGTTCACTAGCAAAAGAGTAAATTGCCtatataaaattacctactaaaataaaaatgcgaTACGGAGATGCCtgtagttttaaattttgactgaattaaaattttaatttcaatttttttcaacagagtaTAACCGCGGATATGTTTTTAGAAAAGTAAAAGAATTATTACTACATTATTATTACAAAATACCGGGCGAATAACAACCGGAGTAACATTTTTACAAAGAAGAGAAAGTGTTTAAACGAACACACGTTATTGAGTAATTGCTTAGTGAATTCGTTTATGAGTGTTCTAAAACCAATCTAAACAAATAAAGACAACGCAGCAAAAATTTACGTACTTGATCCTTCATTTCATTTGATCGCCGAAACTGCCAAAATAGCTAAATTCTCCAAGCACGATCACACAGCAGAAAACCTGTAATCACAATTGATAATAATATTATACATTTACTACTTGAGAACCTACTAACCTACTGTATCACAAAaggcagattttttaaaatagggaAAACTAATTGTACTGAAAATCTAAGAGTAAAATGAAATTGCGAGATGATGAGGTTTTTAGTTCCTCGTagtatcgaaaaaaaagaaggaaaaaacacttaggtattcattttggtcaatcagtaaaaaaattaaaaatcgatgaTACAAAGAAATGAATGTTTTGTATTGTATGCGATTAATAACGGAAGAGATTATGTAACACatgaggaaatttttggtacctacgtaTTGTTTGATAAAATATAAGCTGGACATTACAAGAATCACAATTATAAGTATATGTACCCTACatgtatcaaattttcaatattttttactcgactatttttctttctttctttctatttttttcaaacaaaaaataaaattaaaatttttcataaaccgATATACGATCTTACTCCTTACAGAGAAAAATTTAAGTAGCTTCAATAATGAGAAACTGAATCTCAAAAGAACGTAGTTTTATCATACTATTGGTAATTtgtttctgaatttgaaaaaaatgggattcAATTATAAGGATTTAAGAactcgagatgaaaattttcttcaattcatAATACATTATACCTAGCGGCAAGTTTTTGCTTTGCACATATTCTCGaatcaattttctcaataattaaAGAAAGGTGCTTAATTTTAAGAGCAAGTAGTgactttttttgcaacaaaaaagaTACCAAAAAACTTACTAGAATATCTTCATGATCCGGATTCTGGGTATTTGTTATGGCACAAACACTTCACAAACACGAAACTATCtcgcacaattttcaaaacaattagTAAGTTAGGAATTAAACAAGGATATTCATCcgatcaaaaatatttacacaattattattaatttgcagttaaacaaaaatttatgcTCATTTTATATCacttgttttttaaaacacaatcACATGCAGATGAACTGTTGATGACCAACCAGAAAACGCGAATGAAAACGACATGTCGATCAACGAATCAGCAAAGAGATTTTTGACAATGCAAAGTCTCCGAAACACAGATCCATCTCGAACAACAAAGAAACCGGTCACCAATTAGTACCGTTTTCCACCACTGGCAGCACGTGGCAGCACTCACAAGCACCAATTTTCGGTGTTTTTTCGTTTTGCTGCTTACTCCAATTCCACGTTTTCCAGtcaaaaaagtttgttttcCGAAATTGTGATAACGAATTgtgatttgcaaaaattttgtaatttcttttcttcgtccataaaaattcatattttcctttagctttttgttttattaattgTTTGTGTGTCATTGAATTCTAAATTGAGTAATGGTAAGTGAAATGAATTTATATCAAGCATTATTCACCATTTGTCGGTTCTTCAATACCTTGTTTTCATTGTGTCTGCTGTCTACAAAACATATCCTCAAATTGCACACTTCGATAGACTCATCcttattttgcattttattaGGGTCAAAATCACTCCGGAGCTTCTGGGAGTGGTAGCGGAGGCGACAAGAAAGATGACAAggataaaaagaagaaatacgAACCTCCTATTCCTACCAGAGTTGGCAAAAAAAGGAAACGTACCAAGGGACCGGATACGGCTTTGAAATTACCCCAAGGTACTGGATTTCTCTTATTGTTTACATCATCGTTGAATCTGCATAAATACTAATCATCGCGACTGTTTTCAGTTACTCCTCATACTAAATGTagattgaaattattaaagTTGGAAAGAATCAAAGATTATTTATTAATGGAAGAAGAATATATTCGTAATCAAGAAAGACTAAAACCTCAAGAAGAGAAGAATGAGGTTCGTTTTGTTAATTTTGCTCGTATGTTCATTTCAACATTTATGTGCCAAGTTAATCGTTGGTGCTTACAGGAAGAACGATCCAAAGTTGATGATTTAAGAGGAACACCGATGTCTGTCGGAACACTCGAAGAAATCATCGACGATAATCATGCCATTGTGTCAACTTCTGTGGGTAGTGAACATTACGTTGGTATACTTTCGTTTGTGGATAAAGACCAACTTGAACCTGGATGCTCCGTTTTATTAAATCATAAAGTACGTAATCCCTATGATGAAAGAATCTAATTACGTATAGTTATACCTATGCGCCTATTCgaataattgaataaatattcatttCTTCTCAGGTTCATGCAGTAGTTGGCGTTCTATCTGACGATACTGATCCTATGGTAACTGttatgaaattggaaaaagctCCTCAGGAAACGTACGCCGACATAGGAGGTAAAGTTCATATTACTGTTGATTCTTTGTATTGTGTCGTCGATTACCTtaatcttttattttatttaggaCTCGACACGcaaattcaagaaatcaaaGAATCCGTCGAGTTACCCCTGACTCATCCCGAGTATTACGAAGAAATGGGTATAAAACCACCAAAGGGTGTCATCTTGTACGGTCCTCCAGGTACTGGTAAAACACTTTTAGCTAAAGCGGTAGCCAATCAAACTTCTGCCACATTCTTAAGAGTAGTCGGATCTGAATTAATTCAAAAGTATCTCGTAAGTTTTCTTCTCGTTTTTGTATATTTATATCCTGTATATTCGTGGTTTATTTTACCAATATTGTGTTTGATGGTAGGGTGATGGACCAAAGTTGGTCAGAGAATTGTTCCGAGTCGCCGAAGAACATGCTCCTTCTATTGTTTTTATCGATGAAATTGACGCAGTTGGTACTAAACGTTACGACTCAAATTCAGGAGGAGAACGTGAAATTCAACGTACTATGTTGGAATTATTGAATCAGCTGGATGGGTTCGATTCTCGAGGAGACGTCAAGGTATACATTTTCTCTTGGCTCTTGTCTACTCATTTTTAAAGTATAGCTTACTATAATTAATATCGTGATTTTTAGGTTATAATGGCAACGAATAGAATAGAAACATTAGACCCTGCCCTGATCCGTCCTGGTAGAATAGATCGTAAAATAGAATTCCCTCTTCccgatgaaaaaacaaaaaaacgtatttttaatattcataCTTCGCGTATGACGTTGGCCGAAGATGTGAATTTGCACGAGTTGATTATGGCAAAAGATGATTTGTCTGGAGCAGACGTTAAAGTACGTCATGATTTCATCAGTTTCCTAGGAAGATATTCTGAACATCAATCTTACTAACGTATTGACTTTTTTCAGGCTATTTGCACGGAAGCTGGTCTAATGGCATTGAGAGAACGTCGTATGAAAGTCACTAATGAAGACTTTaagaaaagtaaagaaaatGTTCTCTACCGTAAGAAAGAAAGTACTCCCGAAGGCCTCTACTTGTAAACGTGCTATCTTCTTCAAATGTAATTGTATTAAGATCGAATTTTGTGTTATATTATTATGTTTTATATATCGGTAAAAAATTTGCTATGTAACACTCCAcgaattataatttatttcaatctTAATTCGTCACATTCAAGTGTTATTGGATATAAACAGGCGCAATATTATTTAATGAGATGGCTACTTGGTGCTCAGCCTATCATTTGCCATTGCAAGTAGTACATAGATGATCCAATGAAGTTTGCAGCTTTTGCATTGAACTAGATttgcgatcttttttcagaagGAATAACTGGATCCTAAATTAACACAACAAAATTATCACTTATCAGAATGAATACGGCAGCAGAGTGAACTCACCAAATCTATGAGAgttgaaatacatttatgtaCCTTTCTACGCCACTATTATATCCCACATCGAAAGCTTTTTGGAAAGCTGTAGTGTATCCATCATCGAAACTCAATTGGTACTGTTTATCTTTCCCTGCGATTGCACCTTCACGAAAACCATCCTAAGAAAGTACAAGTTGATGTGAATATTGAGTTTTCATTGTATAATTAGCTTCTGAGCAGCAAATCAAGAAAAACTGTACTCACAGTAAGATGCATGTTCTGCATCCTTTTCCATGATGAATTCATTATCTTTTTCTCATCGTCTGAACTTTCGTTAGCTGAATTATCCATTTTTATGAACTAACGTGGctactgatggaaaatttattcgaaaagtATTGAAACTAAAGATTATTATTTTCAGAGGTAGATAGAAAGAACGTTTCATTACAAcacaaatattatttttcggtTTGAAATTCCGAAAATATGTTTAGGAAATGACTAAAGCCATAATTATAGCATTCAATACTAATTATCACTTGAAAAACCTAAAATCTACTCTTCGTCTCTTCAACTTCGTTCTTATCAATTTGCCTCACACATTGCTCGAGTGTCTCCGTATACTTTCGGTAAGCGTCGTTggacttgtaatttttttctgagaaacCTTGACCAAAAACACAAGTGATCGTAAATGACCAGAAATAAGGAAAAAGTATAGGAAAAAGTTACTCCGTCAGATTTTTTGGGATACCTATTTAATAGATTTTATGAATGGATAGGTGGAGTGGATTCGAGGGAAAATGACAGCTACTAAAGTGTGAACGGCTGAAGCACTCTCGAATCTGGATTGATTTAAGACTACAACTTTTCAATTGTTTCCGTCATCGATCAGTCATTATTCCAAAGAACCAAGGATCAGTAGTCTCaatcctcaaaaaaatctttAGCGGTAAAAATAATTCCATCAATGCATCTACTTCAAAATAgaattgcattttaaaaataaatcgtgGGAACTTTTTCATTCAGTCAATTTGAGTTGGCAgaaacaaattttcttcaagttaTACCACGACTTTTTAGATACCTATTCACTGTAACACTAATGAAactagaaaaaagaaattatcccactttacgaaaaaacaaaattttctagCAAGGATTTCTAATCCATCATTCAAAGTCGTCACTCAAATCAAAGCACTACTTGAGACACCGGTATTTCACGTCAATAATTAGCTTGTCAAACAAGACAACATAACTGTTACGTACCAACGAAATAGGGAATATGACGAGTTctacacacacacaaaaaaacaaaaactacacgataataaatttttattaaacttAAATTATCAATGTATAAGATAAAAATAAAGTATaactaatttaaaataaatacattCCTTACACGACTGAAGCACAAATACGTTTGGAATACTGTTAGCAATGTACAGCATGTTCTAAATTGTGTCTTAAAATTTATACCGTTCaagctgaaattgaaataacTGTATTAGTCGCcttggtattttaaaaattattcttacgTTTTATACAATATGCGTAGGTATATTACCGGCGATGCTAGCGATTGCTTCAGATGCGAAGAATTTAACATCCACGTCACTGTCCGAATTCAGTTTATCAAGCGTGGGCTTGATTTGCGATTGAACAACACTGTTAAACGAAGAGTAAAATATTCAATGCAAAGCCACAGATTTATCCAGactatttggaaaaattttacaatacttACGAGGGGTCGAGTAATGGACTGATCTTTTGTAGAGTTTTTGCGACATTGAATCGAACATTTGGAACAGTATCCGTGGACATTGAAATAACAATTGGTAACATAAGTCTCGTCGTTATGTCAGCACCACATACTTCAGCTAGTACCTATTTTACAAGAAGCGAAACACAAATCAGAAAAGCAAACAATCGACTTTTCATCTGATCAAAAACAAACTTACATTAATACTGAACAGACAAGTTAATCGGTGAAGATAATTTTGGTTTCGAGACATTCCGACCACTTTGGGTATAACAGTATTTTGAGCCCATTCCGCTCCGAATTTttctactaattttttcaagtttagagTTGCAGCTTCTCGAATAGCGTATACTAAAAATCGATTGCATTATATTTTACAACTCTAAGCAGTAGGCATTACATGATTAATcgcagaaaaatgtaaaaataattaccatGATCAACGAGCCAAGTCATACACAgagtattcaatttttcatcgaaaaattccaCGCCTAACTGACCTGCAAGTAATGGCATGTATTCAATAATTGCTAATCTCACTCTCCATTTTGAATCTTCCGCTAGTTCGACAATAGCCGGCAATAATGACTGAgaaagctgcaaaaaaaaaaatcatgaaaatgataTTCGAAGCATATAGTAAACATTGAGAATTTTAAAGGAAAAGTACCTGTTGGATTCCGATTACTTCATTTACACAATCTAAGTTTGAAATGATGTTCAATCTGACTTCTGGGCATTCATCTTTCAGTTGCGATAGAAATAGCGGAAGTAGATGTTCGATTGtgctgttgaaaaataaaacgatcagTACAGCATTCTTTTCAATAACACATACTAGGAACACctttaaaaaaacttacttaGTTTTTCCAAGAATAGGCGACAATCCCATAATGACAGATGCAAGAGCAGTTTTGACATGCTGATTCGGATCTGCGACAAGTTCTTTTACGTACGTGAGAATATTCTGCATGATGATATTTTCACGATGGACGGGATccaaattttgacagaaatctCTGACTTTGTTAGCAGCTGCGGCACGAACTTCAGCTTCAGTATCTTTAAGAAGAGACTGGAAAGCTGTGACCAAATCAGCTTTGG encodes:
- the LOC135836696 gene encoding 26S proteasome regulatory subunit 4-like, whose amino-acid sequence is MGQNHSGASGSGSGGDKKDDKDKKKKYEPPIPTRVGKKRKRTKGPDTALKLPQVTPHTKCRLKLLKLERIKDYLLMEEEYIRNQERLKPQEEKNEEERSKVDDLRGTPMSVGTLEEIIDDNHAIVSTSVGSEHYVGILSFVDKDQLEPGCSVLLNHKVHAVVGVLSDDTDPMVTVMKLEKAPQETYADIGGLDTQIQEIKESVELPLTHPEYYEEMGIKPPKGVILYGPPGTGKTLLAKAVANQTSATFLRVVGSELIQKYLGDGPKLVRELFRVAEEHAPSIVFIDEIDAVGTKRYDSNSGGEREIQRTMLELLNQLDGFDSRGDVKVIMATNRIETLDPALIRPGRIDRKIEFPLPDEKTKKRIFNIHTSRMTLAEDVNLHELIMAKDDLSGADVKAICTEAGLMALRERRMKVTNEDFKKSKENVLYRKKESTPEGLYL
- the LOC135836698 gene encoding uncharacterized protein LOC135836698, encoding MDNSANESSDDEKKIMNSSWKRMQNMHLTDGFREGAIAGKDKQYQLSFDDGYTTAFQKAFDVGYNSGVERIQLFLLKKDRKSSSMQKLQTSLDHLCTTCNGK
- the Pp2A-29B gene encoding serine/threonine-protein phosphatase 2A 65 kDa regulatory subunit A alpha isoform; translated protein: MASGEPSFVDSLYPIAVLIDELKNEDVQLRLNSVKKLSTIALALGVERTRNELIAFLTETLYDEDEVLLALAEQLSTFTPLVGGPEYVHCLLPPLESLATVEETVVRDKAVESLRIIAEQHSSADLEIYFVPLVHRLASGDWFTSRTSACGLFAACYGRVSPSVKAELRNHFRNLCQDDTPMVRRAAANKLGEFANVVESDYLKSEIIPMFVNLAQDEQDSVRLLAVEACVSIASLLQQEDVEQLLMPTLRQCVSDNSWRVRYMVADKFTELQLAVGPEITKADLVTAFQSLLKDTEAEVRAAAANKVRDFCQNLDPVHRENIIMQNILTYVKELVADPNQHVKTALASVIMGLSPILGKTNTIEHLLPLFLSQLKDECPEVRLNIISNLDCVNEVIGIQQLSQSLLPAIVELAEDSKWRVRLAIIEYMPLLAGQLGVEFFDEKLNTLCMTWLVDHVYAIREAATLNLKKLVEKFGAEWAQNTVIPKVVGMSRNQNYLHRLTCLFSINVLAEVCGADITTRLMLPIVISMSTDTVPNVRFNVAKTLQKISPLLDPSVVQSQIKPTLDKLNSDSDVDVKFFASEAIASIAA